A stretch of the Bacillus sp. B-jedd genome encodes the following:
- a CDS encoding exonuclease SbcCD subunit D, which produces MKFIHTADWHLGKLVHGVYMTPYQREVLEQFARIVEEEKPDAVVIAGDLYDRSVPPIDAVNLLDDILFKINVELKTPIISIAGNHDSADRLSFGSSWYRHSQFYLSGKLTESFQPVHINGVNFYLIPYAEPGVAREILQDGSIHTHHDAMKAVIGKIEEELNPNEPNVFVGHAFVTGGETCESERLLSVGASGCVGAELFAPFSYTALGHLHSPEAIRHNTIKYSGSLLKYSFSEAKHTKAVSIIEIEGNGTYTHRSQSLAPTKDMRILEGYLDELLDPAFFEKQKCDDFLKITLLDEGAALDPMGKLRQVYPNVLHLEKKIDMIDQKQKQSFSIGERRERKSELELFEQFYQEMTTLEFSEEKKSVMASVIDTAVKEEVPV; this is translated from the coding sequence GTGAAATTTATACATACAGCCGACTGGCATCTAGGGAAGCTTGTCCATGGTGTCTATATGACGCCTTATCAAAGGGAAGTCCTAGAGCAGTTCGCCCGGATCGTCGAGGAAGAGAAACCGGACGCGGTCGTAATTGCTGGGGATTTATACGACCGTTCCGTACCGCCTATCGATGCGGTCAATTTACTTGACGATATCCTATTCAAAATCAATGTGGAATTGAAAACACCGATTATTTCCATTGCCGGCAACCATGACAGCGCAGACCGGCTTTCTTTCGGCAGCTCCTGGTACAGGCACAGCCAATTCTACTTATCAGGTAAACTGACAGAAAGTTTTCAACCTGTACATATAAACGGTGTGAATTTTTACTTGATTCCATATGCGGAACCAGGAGTGGCGAGGGAAATTTTGCAGGACGGCTCCATACATACCCATCATGATGCGATGAAGGCAGTCATTGGCAAAATCGAGGAAGAATTGAATCCGAATGAACCGAATGTATTTGTCGGACATGCATTCGTGACCGGCGGGGAAACATGCGAATCAGAACGGCTTCTATCAGTCGGCGCATCAGGTTGTGTGGGTGCGGAACTGTTCGCGCCTTTTTCCTATACGGCACTTGGGCACCTCCACAGCCCGGAAGCGATCCGCCACAATACGATTAAATACTCTGGTTCGCTATTAAAATACTCATTTTCAGAAGCGAAACATACTAAGGCAGTCTCAATCATTGAAATAGAAGGCAACGGGACGTATACACATCGGTCCCAATCGCTCGCGCCAACCAAAGACATGAGGATTCTCGAAGGCTATCTCGATGAATTGCTTGATCCTGCATTCTTTGAAAAACAGAAATGCGATGATTTTCTTAAAATTACTCTTCTTGATGAGGGCGCAGCCCTTGATCCGATGGGTAAACTCCGTCAGGTTTATCCGAATGTGCTCCACCTCGAAAAGAAGATCGACATGATTGACCAGAAACAGAAGCAGTCCTTTTCCATCGGCGAAAGAAGGGAAAGGAAGTCGGAACTGGAGCTGTTCGAGCAGTTTTACCAGGAGATGACAACTCTTGAGTTTTCCGAGGAGAAAAAATCCGTCATGGCGAGTGTCATTGATACAGCAGTCAAGGAGGAGGTTCCGGTATGA
- the cspD gene encoding cold-shock protein CspD, with translation MKNGKVKWFNAEKGFGFIESEDGNDVFVHFSAIQSEGFKSLEEGQEVSFEIVEGARGPQAANVTKL, from the coding sequence ATGAAAAACGGTAAAGTAAAATGGTTTAATGCAGAAAAAGGTTTTGGCTTCATCGAATCAGAGGACGGAAACGACGTATTTGTCCATTTCTCCGCTATTCAGTCCGAGGGCTTCAAATCACTTGAAGAAGGCCAGGAGGTTTCTTTTGAAATCGTCGAAGGCGCGCGCGGCCCACAGGCAGCCAACGTCACAAAACTTTAA
- a CDS encoding YvrJ family protein, with protein sequence MDQILPIISEVGFPIAVTLYLLYRIETRLDMVVQSIQDLPMKLNDRI encoded by the coding sequence ATGGATCAGATTTTGCCGATTATAAGTGAAGTAGGTTTTCCGATTGCTGTGACGCTGTATTTGCTTTATCGGATTGAAACCCGTCTAGACATGGTTGTCCAATCGATCCAGGACTTACCTATGAAACTGAATGATAGGATTTAG
- a CDS encoding DUF3231 family protein, with amino-acid sequence MGILSGNPQNEPLHYGEVYSLWSYVLGSKAMKAAYQTFLNHIGDKDLKHLIEESIQTCQTEEKRVEEILKENGVGLPPSPPERPLADLESIPPGARFMDNEISYAASANIAAGLVMCSGVMGNCIREDIAMMFGEFHLNKAQMGARFLRLNKEKGWLVPPPLHMMKPGEED; translated from the coding sequence ATGGGAATCTTAAGCGGCAATCCGCAAAATGAACCTCTTCACTATGGCGAAGTATATTCTCTTTGGTCGTATGTTTTGGGAAGCAAGGCGATGAAAGCAGCTTATCAGACATTTCTGAACCATATCGGGGACAAGGATTTAAAACACCTTATTGAGGAAAGTATTCAAACATGCCAGACCGAAGAAAAACGGGTCGAGGAAATTTTGAAAGAAAATGGCGTCGGCCTTCCTCCATCTCCTCCTGAACGGCCATTAGCCGACCTTGAAAGTATTCCTCCTGGAGCGAGATTTATGGATAACGAAATTTCGTATGCCGCTTCAGCCAACATTGCGGCCGGCCTGGTGATGTGCAGTGGCGTAATGGGAAACTGCATCAGAGAAGATATTGCCATGATGTTTGGGGAATTCCATCTTAACAAGGCACAAATGGGCGCCCGCTTCCTCCGCCTCAATAAGGAAAAAGGATGGTTGGTACCGCCACCGCTTCATATGATGAAGCCTGGGGAAGAAGATTAA
- a CDS encoding phage holin family protein gives MVDFLQFLNENYFFLVPVLWIIGYALKQTPSIPDWSIIWILFAISLFLACFAFGLNIQAITNGIIATGVAVFGQQAVKQTLEAKNKRK, from the coding sequence ATGGTTGATTTTCTGCAGTTTCTGAATGAAAATTACTTTTTCCTCGTGCCGGTCCTATGGATTATTGGTTATGCTTTAAAACAAACACCAAGCATCCCGGATTGGTCAATTATTTGGATCTTATTTGCTATATCACTTTTTCTGGCATGCTTTGCATTCGGATTAAACATACAGGCGATTACAAATGGCATTATCGCGACAGGAGTTGCGGTCTTCGGCCAACAGGCTGTCAAACAGACACTCGAGGCAAAAAACAAAAGGAAATAG
- a CDS encoding SbcC/MukB-like Walker B domain-containing protein: MRPIKLAMQAFGPYAGKETINFSQLGNRTMFVISGKTGAGKTTIFDAISYAIYGKASGEDRTGTDLRSQFADPDVLTEVSLEFSLRGKKYSIVRTPQQERKKERGDGTRTLPATALLYRVDERGESKLIASKITEVDEKIKEIMLIDSNQFRQILMIPQGEFRKLLTSDSKEKEVILQRLFHTQLYKLVEEKLRTEAQDLKKKVEDRIDRRNDALKRIQPVFMEELRSYIEAGSTNDTLLLPLLADEIKAMAEEIDLLTGKIAEKRREQDKLKQDVFAAEALLKQIKDKEETEERNKQLAGQKEVYLGKEKQIQLARKAALLASQEELCHRLKKEVDMAKDTSDRLNENLVRLTELKVAREKVLETEVNREQQREDALALVNKLLNMKDDVYSFATVQKELQQAELQAKQKKDQIAALEAKLKTAQETEKALILQKGEIDRAKIERVENERRLEKTDYTLGRLAKLETLIGRSEKAARQFGEKETLFKKADEALGKSRDEVASLEEKWLKGQASILAGKLTEGDPCPVCGAEHHPAPADHQGGEVPDENELKLAKQQASLAEQDKAKAETTYLESKANLERCREEVQATQEELEEAHPSFKDGGLKGFTAGLQSERELILTEKAGIERKLGQAGEVEKHLADLESSKLSSQKELEECRGSAEELAVKAAEHKTQLARMAAVVPEGLRTIPVYDKAVSEAKEKKDQLIRQYEAAQKSCQEAAEKVMAESARLKDASEHLTRKQRELAEERESFRSQMHSQGFETYSAYEMARLPEREIDKLEAEVRAFNEEVRVCAERLAELSGKLEGKARPDMDTLTLALGAIGTEIDELQKLANDLYYMKIKNDEVKKQAEALNKEMKSLEQRYQVVGHLSDIARGQNTYRLTFERYVLAAFLDDILREANRRLSKMTSGRFQLRRKTDRSKGNVQSGLELLVFDQYTAQERHVKTLSGGESFKAALSLALGLADVVQANAGGVSLETMFIDEGFGTLDPESLEQAIDALIDIQSSGRLVGIISHVPELKERIDARLEVTSTQAGSKAEFVVGV, translated from the coding sequence ATGAGGCCGATTAAATTGGCGATGCAAGCGTTCGGCCCATATGCCGGAAAGGAAACAATCAATTTTTCTCAACTGGGCAATAGAACGATGTTCGTGATATCCGGGAAGACCGGTGCTGGGAAGACAACCATTTTCGATGCGATCAGCTATGCCATTTATGGAAAGGCAAGCGGAGAAGACAGGACTGGTACTGATTTGCGAAGCCAATTTGCAGATCCTGATGTCCTGACAGAAGTTTCGCTTGAATTTTCGCTAAGGGGAAAAAAATATTCGATTGTCCGCACTCCTCAGCAAGAACGGAAAAAGGAACGTGGGGATGGGACAAGGACTTTACCGGCAACTGCGCTGCTCTATAGGGTAGACGAGCGTGGCGAATCGAAACTGATCGCTTCGAAAATTACTGAAGTTGATGAAAAGATTAAAGAAATCATGCTGATCGACAGCAATCAATTCAGGCAGATCCTTATGATTCCGCAGGGTGAATTTCGAAAGCTGCTGACATCGGACAGCAAGGAAAAAGAAGTCATCCTGCAGCGCCTTTTTCATACCCAGCTTTATAAGCTTGTCGAGGAGAAGCTGAGGACGGAGGCCCAGGATCTCAAAAAAAAGGTCGAGGACCGGATTGACCGCAGAAACGATGCACTGAAAAGAATCCAGCCTGTTTTCATGGAGGAACTGCGCTCGTACATAGAGGCAGGCAGTACGAATGATACTTTGTTGCTGCCGCTGCTGGCGGATGAAATTAAGGCAATGGCCGAAGAAATTGATCTTTTAACAGGCAAAATTGCCGAGAAACGTCGCGAACAGGACAAGTTGAAGCAAGATGTTTTCGCAGCCGAAGCATTGCTGAAGCAAATAAAGGACAAAGAAGAGACAGAAGAAAGAAATAAACAGCTGGCAGGACAGAAGGAAGTCTACCTGGGAAAAGAAAAGCAGATTCAGCTTGCGAGAAAAGCGGCCCTGCTCGCGTCCCAGGAAGAACTTTGTCATCGGCTTAAAAAAGAAGTGGATATGGCAAAGGACACTTCTGACAGGCTCAACGAAAATCTTGTCCGTCTAACGGAACTGAAAGTGGCGCGGGAGAAGGTGCTTGAAACTGAAGTAAACCGTGAGCAGCAGCGGGAAGATGCGCTTGCGCTGGTCAACAAGCTGCTGAACATGAAGGACGATGTTTATTCGTTTGCGACCGTCCAGAAAGAGCTTCAGCAGGCTGAACTGCAGGCCAAGCAGAAAAAGGATCAGATTGCTGCGCTTGAAGCAAAGCTGAAAACAGCTCAGGAAACGGAAAAGGCTTTGATTTTGCAAAAAGGTGAAATTGACCGTGCCAAAATTGAAAGAGTCGAAAATGAACGTAGACTTGAAAAAACAGATTACACGCTTGGCAGGCTGGCGAAGCTTGAAACATTGATTGGCCGCTCAGAGAAAGCAGCCAGACAATTTGGAGAAAAAGAAACGCTGTTCAAGAAAGCGGATGAAGCACTCGGAAAAAGTAGAGATGAGGTTGCATCCCTTGAAGAAAAATGGTTGAAGGGACAAGCTTCTATCCTTGCTGGTAAATTAACTGAAGGAGACCCTTGCCCTGTCTGCGGCGCCGAACATCATCCAGCGCCTGCTGATCATCAGGGCGGCGAGGTCCCTGATGAAAACGAATTAAAGCTGGCTAAACAGCAGGCTTCCCTAGCTGAGCAGGATAAAGCGAAAGCGGAAACGACCTATTTGGAAAGCAAAGCTAATCTGGAAAGGTGCAGGGAAGAAGTCCAGGCTACCCAGGAAGAGCTGGAAGAAGCTCATCCTTCTTTCAAGGACGGCGGATTGAAGGGCTTTACTGCCGGGCTTCAATCTGAACGGGAATTGATCCTCACTGAGAAAGCAGGCATTGAAAGGAAACTAGGCCAAGCGGGAGAAGTTGAAAAGCATTTGGCTGACCTGGAATCAAGCAAGCTTTCGTCGCAAAAGGAACTGGAGGAGTGCCGGGGGTCTGCTGAAGAATTGGCTGTGAAAGCAGCAGAACATAAAACACAGCTGGCCCGGATGGCTGCCGTTGTTCCGGAAGGCCTGCGCACCATTCCGGTATACGATAAGGCGGTCAGTGAAGCGAAAGAGAAAAAAGATCAGCTCATCAGGCAGTACGAAGCCGCCCAGAAGTCTTGTCAGGAAGCCGCTGAAAAGGTAATGGCCGAATCGGCCCGCCTGAAGGATGCCAGCGAGCATCTGACAAGAAAGCAGCGTGAGCTTGCCGAGGAGCGTGAGAGCTTCCGGAGCCAAATGCATAGCCAGGGATTTGAGACTTATTCAGCGTACGAGATGGCAAGATTGCCGGAACGGGAGATTGATAAACTTGAAGCCGAAGTCAGGGCGTTCAATGAAGAAGTGCGGGTATGTGCCGAGCGGTTGGCTGAGTTATCCGGCAAGCTCGAGGGAAAAGCCCGCCCTGATATGGATACCTTAACTTTAGCCCTAGGTGCAATTGGCACAGAAATTGATGAGCTGCAAAAGCTGGCCAATGATCTATATTATATGAAGATCAAGAACGACGAAGTTAAAAAACAGGCAGAGGCACTGAACAAGGAAATGAAGAGCCTGGAACAGCGATATCAGGTCGTCGGCCATCTGTCGGATATCGCCAGGGGCCAGAATACATACAGGCTTACTTTTGAACGGTATGTCCTGGCCGCATTCCTTGACGATATTTTGCGGGAAGCGAACAGAAGGCTTTCTAAAATGACCTCTGGACGTTTTCAGCTCCGCAGAAAAACAGACCGCTCGAAAGGCAATGTTCAAAGTGGCCTGGAACTGCTTGTTTTCGATCAGTACACTGCACAGGAACGCCATGTAAAAACGCTATCAGGCGGAGAAAGCTTCAAAGCGGCGCTGTCGCTCGCGCTAGGCCTCGCGGATGTCGTCCAGGCGAACGCTGGCGGAGTTTCCCTTGAAACGATGTTTATCGATGAAGGTTTTGGGACGCTTGATCCAGAATCGCTCGAGCAGGCGATCGATGCCCTCATTGATATTCAGTCAAGCGGCCGGCTCGTCGGCATCATCTCCCATGTTCCGGAACTGAAGGAACGGATTGATGCAAGGCTCGAAGTCACGTCAACACAGGCAGGTAGCAAGGCAGAATTTGTTGTAGGCGTATAA
- a CDS encoding DUF1659 domain-containing protein has product MAQALLAESKLRLVFETGVNEKGEPIFKSKTFNNLKKEATPDQMHQAAAAIAALSKDPLSRVERNDRSEILG; this is encoded by the coding sequence ATGGCACAGGCATTGCTTGCAGAATCAAAACTGCGCCTCGTTTTTGAAACAGGCGTAAACGAGAAAGGAGAACCGATCTTCAAGTCTAAAACATTCAACAATCTGAAGAAGGAAGCAACACCGGATCAAATGCACCAGGCTGCCGCTGCAATCGCGGCGTTGAGCAAGGATCCGCTGAGCAGGGTGGAAAGGAACGACCGTTCAGAAATACTAGGTTAA
- a CDS encoding DUF2922 domain-containing protein yields the protein MAKTLELSFMTETGKISRLAIDNPVEPISEAAVKLAMEQIIASNVFYSVNGNYTGVEGAKVIERNVTDVEIV from the coding sequence ATGGCTAAAACGCTTGAACTGAGTTTTATGACGGAAACCGGAAAGATTTCAAGACTTGCGATCGATAACCCTGTTGAGCCGATCAGTGAGGCAGCAGTCAAACTGGCGATGGAGCAAATCATTGCTTCAAACGTGTTTTATTCCGTAAATGGAAATTACACCGGAGTGGAAGGCGCCAAGGTGATTGAACGCAATGTAACGGATGTTGAAATCGTTTAA
- a CDS encoding 4Fe-4S dicluster domain-containing protein translates to MTSQISRRKFLAWNFEAAAGFLGNVLLPGMEEGRPFFRPPGTGDELAFLASCTRCGICRDVCPEQSISLFTVSSGAKLVNTPYLDPNISPCTFCGKCIDVCQDSALRHSSLVADRAIGKARIIESNCLAHKGVICDYCVQGCPRKGVAIAVDNGIPVIQYDGCDGCGQCVQNCIADSQSILVELIS, encoded by the coding sequence ATGACCAGCCAAATAAGCAGACGCAAGTTTCTTGCGTGGAATTTTGAAGCGGCGGCTGGATTTCTTGGTAATGTGCTTTTGCCCGGCATGGAAGAGGGGAGGCCATTTTTTAGGCCTCCCGGCACCGGGGATGAATTGGCCTTCCTGGCTTCCTGCACGAGGTGCGGGATATGCAGGGATGTATGCCCTGAGCAGTCTATTTCCTTGTTTACCGTTTCGAGCGGAGCCAAACTTGTGAATACCCCTTATCTCGATCCGAATATCTCCCCGTGCACGTTCTGTGGTAAATGCATTGACGTCTGTCAGGACAGTGCTTTGAGACACTCATCTTTGGTTGCGGATAGGGCAATCGGCAAAGCGCGGATCATTGAGTCCAATTGCCTGGCGCATAAGGGAGTCATCTGTGATTACTGTGTGCAGGGGTGCCCGCGAAAAGGAGTAGCCATTGCTGTTGATAACGGGATACCGGTTATACAGTATGATGGCTGTGACGGCTGTGGGCAATGCGTACAAAACTGCATTGCGGACAGTCAATCCATTTTAGTGGAATTAATCAGCTGA
- a CDS encoding nitrate reductase cytochrome c-type subunit has product MKLHELAYLGLFFVVLLSAIGVTKLAETRQTPVATASQGTALVQLGEKGRPDAATMQLISPPPTQPADHIDRWNPEMRQESCLACHGKTGTGAPTPSKSHFYDEDQKGKIFRDNCIQCHVTQNDKKSAFNSGS; this is encoded by the coding sequence ATGAAATTACATGAATTGGCTTATCTTGGTTTATTTTTTGTCGTCCTCTTGTCAGCGATCGGTGTCACAAAGCTTGCAGAAACGAGGCAAACCCCGGTTGCAACGGCAAGCCAGGGAACAGCGCTTGTTCAGCTCGGTGAAAAAGGAAGGCCGGATGCCGCCACAATGCAGTTAATCAGTCCGCCTCCGACCCAGCCGGCAGACCATATTGATAGGTGGAATCCTGAAATGAGGCAGGAAAGCTGCCTGGCTTGCCACGGAAAAACAGGAACTGGCGCGCCTACGCCTTCGAAAAGCCATTTTTACGATGAAGACCAAAAGGGCAAAATATTCAGGGACAATTGCATCCAATGCCATGTTACTCAAAATGATAAAAAATCGGCTTTCAATAGCGGTAGTTAA
- the napA gene encoding nitrate reductase catalytic subunit NapA translates to MELKRRTLLKASAISLAMAAAGCKQKEGKPASLNNVQAASIEPDEWKRTVCRFCGTGCGILVGVKDGKVIATKGDPDNGSNKGLNCVKGYYIGKILFGKDRLTKPLIREDKSKKGTMDGFREASWEEALDLIAKKLLEAYNADQKSIAFWGSGQQSIMEGYASVKLWKAGLLNNNIDPNARLCMASAVTGFMSTFQSDEPMGSYRDLDETDVFVTWGANMAEMHPVLYSKLTARKLSAPGTKHYDLTTRKSRTSETAEKTLVFRPQTDLAIANAIANYLVQNEKYDKKFVEAHVQFKAGTENLGHSFKDDYDVTEPGASADKDWNISFEEYKNMLKPYTFEHASKISGVPAADIEALAMEFADPDKKIVSLWTMGVNQHTRGTWMNNLIYNLHLLTGKISKPGSGPFSLTGQPSACGTAREVGVFSHRLPSDLVVKNPEHRQYAEMIWNLPKGYLNPIEKPGYHTVKMFRELGKGNVKFLWSMSNNWGQTMPKLNRFRGKDADGKGVIDGFIVVSEVYPTRSTELADVVLPAAMWVEREGQFGNAERRTSIFEKCIDAPGEAKWDLWAIVQVAKRVLDGRKIGGKPAFDVLFGMIWDEAKNDMLEDQREVNKILWEEYRQFTNPHEHTNQEVQELGKKLKVKAKQMAPYEEYVKKSLCWPVRNMNGQWVETNWRYADGNQEEGFDQVGIEDFGKKGTVDQIDFYKSADHRPSVIFRPFEDAAEIPDEEYPLWLCTGRVLEHWHSGSMTRRVPELHRAVPEAFCEIHPDDASALGIAEEDKVKVISRRGEVEVKAVLNGRGHPPKGLIYVPFFAEETLINLVTLDCYCPISKQPDFKKCAVKVEKA, encoded by the coding sequence ATGGAGTTGAAGAGAAGGACTTTGTTGAAGGCCTCAGCTATCTCACTTGCGATGGCTGCAGCGGGCTGTAAACAAAAAGAAGGGAAACCGGCTTCCTTAAACAATGTGCAGGCAGCTTCAATTGAACCCGATGAATGGAAAAGGACCGTCTGCCGTTTTTGCGGAACAGGCTGCGGCATTCTTGTTGGGGTGAAAGACGGAAAAGTAATTGCGACTAAGGGTGACCCGGACAATGGATCGAACAAAGGGCTTAATTGCGTAAAGGGTTATTATATAGGAAAGATTTTGTTTGGAAAGGATCGCTTAACGAAACCGCTCATCCGGGAAGACAAATCGAAAAAAGGGACAATGGACGGTTTTAGGGAAGCATCTTGGGAGGAAGCTCTCGACCTGATTGCTAAGAAGCTGCTCGAAGCATATAATGCCGATCAGAAATCGATCGCCTTTTGGGGGTCCGGCCAGCAAAGCATCATGGAGGGATATGCGAGCGTAAAGCTGTGGAAGGCGGGATTGTTGAACAACAACATCGATCCGAACGCAAGGCTTTGCATGGCGAGCGCGGTCACAGGTTTCATGTCCACCTTCCAGTCCGATGAACCGATGGGCTCCTACAGGGATCTTGATGAAACAGATGTGTTCGTGACGTGGGGAGCGAATATGGCGGAAATGCACCCTGTCCTTTACTCAAAACTGACGGCCAGGAAGCTTAGCGCTCCTGGTACAAAGCATTATGATTTGACGACAAGGAAGTCGAGGACTTCGGAAACAGCGGAAAAGACGCTAGTTTTCCGGCCGCAGACAGACCTCGCCATTGCCAACGCGATTGCGAACTACCTTGTCCAAAATGAAAAATATGATAAGAAATTCGTTGAGGCACATGTCCAATTCAAAGCTGGGACAGAAAACCTCGGCCATTCCTTTAAAGACGATTATGATGTCACAGAGCCAGGCGCATCGGCCGATAAGGACTGGAACATCTCTTTTGAAGAATATAAGAACATGCTGAAACCATATACTTTTGAGCATGCTTCGAAAATTTCCGGCGTTCCAGCCGCGGATATAGAAGCACTCGCCATGGAATTTGCCGACCCGGACAAAAAAATCGTTTCCCTTTGGACGATGGGAGTCAACCAGCACACAAGGGGAACGTGGATGAATAATCTTATTTATAATCTCCATCTGTTAACAGGAAAAATTTCCAAGCCGGGAAGCGGCCCATTCTCACTGACCGGACAGCCAAGCGCGTGCGGGACTGCCAGGGAAGTAGGTGTTTTCTCGCACCGGCTGCCATCCGATTTGGTCGTAAAGAATCCGGAACACAGACAATACGCTGAAATGATCTGGAATCTGCCAAAAGGGTATCTCAACCCAATCGAAAAACCTGGTTACCATACTGTAAAGATGTTCAGGGAGTTGGGCAAAGGAAATGTGAAATTCCTTTGGAGCATGTCCAATAACTGGGGCCAGACAATGCCTAAACTGAACAGGTTCCGGGGCAAGGACGCGGATGGTAAAGGAGTCATCGACGGTTTCATCGTCGTTTCCGAGGTGTATCCGACAAGGTCGACAGAGCTCGCCGATGTCGTTCTGCCTGCGGCCATGTGGGTCGAACGGGAAGGGCAATTCGGCAATGCTGAACGGAGAACGAGCATTTTTGAAAAATGCATAGACGCTCCGGGAGAGGCGAAATGGGATCTTTGGGCAATCGTCCAGGTAGCGAAGAGAGTGCTGGATGGAAGGAAGATTGGCGGCAAGCCAGCCTTCGATGTCCTGTTCGGCATGATTTGGGATGAAGCGAAAAATGATATGCTCGAAGACCAACGCGAGGTTAATAAAATCCTTTGGGAAGAGTACCGCCAGTTTACAAATCCACATGAGCATACCAATCAGGAGGTCCAGGAGCTTGGCAAAAAGCTGAAAGTGAAAGCGAAGCAAATGGCCCCTTATGAGGAATACGTGAAAAAGAGCTTGTGCTGGCCGGTCCGGAATATGAATGGGCAATGGGTTGAAACCAATTGGAGATATGCGGACGGAAATCAGGAAGAAGGATTCGACCAGGTAGGTATCGAGGATTTTGGCAAAAAAGGGACAGTCGATCAAATTGACTTTTATAAATCCGCTGACCACCGTCCGTCGGTCATTTTCCGGCCTTTTGAGGATGCCGCTGAAATACCGGATGAGGAGTATCCATTATGGCTTTGTACAGGAAGGGTCCTTGAACATTGGCATAGCGGCAGTATGACAAGGCGTGTCCCTGAGTTGCACAGGGCTGTACCGGAGGCATTTTGTGAAATCCACCCTGATGATGCATCTGCGCTTGGCATCGCTGAAGAAGATAAGGTGAAGGTCATTTCCCGAAGGGGAGAAGTCGAAGTGAAGGCCGTCCTGAACGGCAGGGGACATCCTCCTAAAGGGCTGATCTACGTTCCGTTTTTTGCTGAAGAAACGCTAATAAATCTCGTCACTCTTGATTGTTACTGCCCGATCTCTAAACAGCCTGATTTTAAAAAATGCGCCGTTAAGGTTGAAAAGGCATAG
- a CDS encoding GNAT family N-acetyltransferase, with amino-acid sequence MLSLTKVGQNEEAILHNLMQFYIYDFSVFKPEIQLESNGTYKRFDLSEYWADEHHHAFFIHYGEERIGFALVATGSGASPHSIEEFHIIRKYTGRGFGREAAIRLFAMFPGSWQITQIKSNEPAKAFWRKVIKEFTSGNYTEHTDSHGRTIQEFTSVHVSA; translated from the coding sequence ATGCTTTCGCTTACAAAAGTAGGACAAAACGAGGAGGCTATTCTTCATAACTTAATGCAGTTTTACATATATGATTTCTCCGTTTTCAAACCTGAAATCCAGCTGGAATCGAACGGCACGTATAAGCGGTTTGACCTTAGCGAATACTGGGCCGATGAACATCACCATGCGTTCTTTATCCATTATGGGGAGGAGCGGATTGGGTTCGCCCTTGTCGCCACCGGTTCAGGCGCGTCTCCACATTCGATTGAGGAATTCCATATTATCAGGAAATATACAGGCAGGGGCTTTGGCAGGGAGGCTGCAATTAGGCTCTTCGCCATGTTCCCTGGCAGCTGGCAGATAACGCAAATCAAGTCAAATGAGCCGGCAAAAGCTTTCTGGAGGAAAGTAATTAAAGAATTTACAAGTGGCAACTACACAGAGCACACTGATTCCCACGGCCGGACCATTCAGGAATTCACTTCAGTTCATGTTTCTGCCTAA
- a CDS encoding chaperone NapD: protein MVISGLYIDTIEGKAMSAAIAISKLKGVEVHHVEENKKIVLTLETETVDESYRISDSFKNIDGVLGTCLVFSNFEEEPFYKENDAK, encoded by the coding sequence ATGGTCATTTCGGGGCTGTATATTGATACTATTGAAGGCAAGGCGATGTCCGCCGCGATTGCAATCAGCAAACTGAAGGGTGTAGAAGTGCACCATGTTGAGGAAAATAAGAAGATTGTTCTTACCTTAGAGACAGAAACCGTTGATGAAAGCTACCGTATTTCCGATTCTTTTAAAAATATAGACGGGGTTTTAGGCACCTGCCTTGTGTTCAGTAATTTTGAAGAAGAACCTTTTTATAAAGAGAATGATGCAAAATGA